One genomic segment of Deltaproteobacteria bacterium HGW-Deltaproteobacteria-18 includes these proteins:
- a CDS encoding sodium:proton antiporter yields MERRLELHGGILGGLVPLIILVCGLIWLSVEERGGTKPFWACAWIALAVGLFFAKNKKEYCRSAMRGIGDKTGIVIITAWLFAGVFGKLMVAGGLVHGLLWLGMTTGAQGAMFTAIVFLAAMLFSLGTGTSTGTCIALTPVLYPAGYFLGADPAMLSLAILSGAAFGDNLAPISDTTIVSAFTQGATMKNVVRSRFPLSISAAVLAMGVFIVFGGGGQVSTLPEIQANLNPSGALMLIALVIVVVSALSGRHIIESLIYGNISAAIIGIISGNTTFSAIFHIPESRAVSTGIVEDGINSVVGAIIFAILILAVTQILVESGIMRRILSFAEKTIVSSVRQAELFIIGITILASIPISANAPALLLVGPGIVRPIGEKFGLAPSRRANVMDCSVCTIFFILPWHIVVAAWYAAVISAAESFKITAPPITTALYNPYTWALLLVLLLSVATGWNRKMASEEDAIDLDDNQDAVA; encoded by the coding sequence ATGGAAAGGCGACTTGAGTTGCATGGTGGAATACTTGGCGGTCTAGTTCCATTGATTATACTTGTATGTGGACTGATATGGCTTTCAGTAGAAGAGCGTGGAGGTACAAAGCCATTTTGGGCGTGTGCATGGATAGCTCTGGCGGTTGGATTGTTTTTTGCGAAAAATAAAAAAGAATACTGCAGAAGTGCTATGCGCGGCATCGGAGACAAGACAGGTATTGTAATTATCACCGCTTGGCTTTTTGCAGGTGTTTTTGGCAAATTGATGGTCGCAGGTGGCTTGGTGCATGGGCTTCTTTGGCTCGGCATGACCACTGGCGCGCAAGGGGCGATGTTTACCGCGATCGTTTTTCTGGCGGCCATGCTTTTCTCGTTGGGAACAGGGACAAGCACCGGAACGTGCATCGCTCTCACACCCGTACTCTATCCCGCTGGATATTTTCTCGGGGCAGATCCAGCCATGTTGTCTCTTGCAATTTTGTCAGGCGCCGCTTTTGGCGACAACCTTGCTCCAATTTCAGATACGACCATCGTTTCGGCATTCACGCAAGGCGCAACGATGAAGAATGTCGTACGCAGTCGCTTTCCTTTGTCGATTAGCGCTGCTGTTCTGGCAATGGGTGTTTTTATCGTTTTCGGCGGTGGTGGACAGGTCAGCACGCTTCCTGAGATTCAGGCAAATTTGAATCCGTCTGGCGCGCTGATGCTTATAGCTCTTGTGATAGTTGTGGTTTCTGCACTTTCAGGCAGGCATATAATAGAGTCTCTTATTTATGGTAATATAAGTGCTGCAATTATTGGAATTATTTCCGGAAACACTACTTTTTCGGCAATTTTTCACATACCTGAGTCTCGTGCGGTGTCGACTGGTATTGTTGAGGATGGAATAAATAGTGTAGTTGGCGCAATAATTTTTGCAATACTTATACTTGCTGTTACTCAAATTCTTGTTGAAAGTGGGATTATGCGTCGAATTCTCTCTTTTGCAGAGAAGACTATTGTGAGTTCTGTGCGACAGGCAGAATTGTTTATTATTGGCATAACAATTCTCGCTTCGATTCCGATCTCGGCAAATGCTCCGGCTTTGTTGCTGGTTGGACCTGGTATTGTGCGTCCTATAGGTGAAAAATTTGGGCTTGCTCCGTCAAGAAGAGCTAACGTTATGGACTGCTCTGTATGCACAATATTTTTCATTTTGCCTTGGCACATTGTTGTTGCAGCATGGTATGCAGCCGTTATAAGTGCTGCTGAATCTTTTAAGATCACTGCACCTCCGATAACAACAGCTCTATATAATCCTTATACTTGGGCATTGCTGTTAGTTTTGCTTTTATCAGTGGCTACAGGATGGAACAGAAAGATGGCATCTGAAGAAGATGCTATTGATTTAGATGATAATCAAGATGCAGTAGCATAA